A genomic window from Sorex araneus isolate mSorAra2 chromosome 2, mSorAra2.pri, whole genome shotgun sequence includes:
- the LOC101554280 gene encoding olfactory receptor 7A10-like: MYLITVLGNLLIILAVSSDSHLHTPMYFFLSNLSFVDICFTSSAIPKMLWNIQSHSKVITYEGCITQMYFALFLGVLDDFLLTVMAYDRFVAICHPLHYGVIMNPQLCGTLVLVSWIAIVLLFYCTTLGVYLSSNGTHSSHTSAIASVMYMLVTPMLNPFIYSLRNKDIKGALQRIFGVEVMKWPKVRG, translated from the exons ATGTACCTGATCACTGTGCTTggaaacctgctcatcatcctggctgtCAGCTCAGACTCtcacctccacacgcccatgtacttcttcctctctaACCTGTCCTTTGTGGACATCTGTTTTACCTCTTCTGCTATCCCTAAGATGCTGTGGAACATCCAGTCACACAGCAAAGTCATCACGTATGAAGGTTGCATCACTCAGATGTATTTTGCATTATTCCTTGGAGTTTTAGATGACTTTCTCCTGACCGTGATGGCCTATGATCGTTTTGTAGCTATCTGTCACCCTCTGCACTATGGCGTCATCATGAATCCCCAGCTCTGTGGGACGCTGGTGTTGGTGTCCTGGATCGCGA ttgtcttattattttattgtacaaCCTTAGGAGTGTATCTTAGCTCCAATGGGACCCACAGCTCACACACAAGCGCAATAGCCTCAGTAATGTACATGTTGGTCACACctatgctgaaccccttcatctataGTCTCAGGAACAAAGACATCAAAGGAGCTCTGCAAAGGATCTTTGGGGTAGAAGTTATGAAATGGCCAAAAGTGCGGGGCTGA